In the Arthrobacter sp. CDRTa11 genome, GGCGTTTCGCAGATCACGATGGTGTTCACCTACGGGTCCAACCTGGACCGGGCCCGGAACCAGATCGACCGCGCCATCTCAAATGCCAAGCGCTCCCTGCCCGAGGACGTGCAGCCGCGGGCCATCGCCGGCAGCATCAGTGACTTCCCCATCGTGTTCCTGGCCGTGTCATCGGACAAACCGCTCAGCGACCTGAACGCCGATCTGCAACGCCTCAGCGTTCCCGCGCTCCAGAAGATCGACGGCGTCCGGGGCGCCGATGTGACAGGCGGCGCCACCCAGCACATCGAAATCCTTCCCCGTGCCGACGCCATGGCTGCCAAAGGCGCCACCATCCAGTCCATCCGGAATGCCCTGACCAACAACGGTGCACTGGTTCCCGCAGGCACCATAGAAGAACAGGGTAAAACGCTTTCGCTGCAGGTTGGCAGCCCGGTGGATTCACTGGACGCCATCAAAGCCCTTCCCCTCGGCGGTGCCAAGGATTCGGCCACCATCGGGACGGTGGCAGACGTCAGTCTCAAGGATGATCCAAGGACATCCATAACCCGCACCAACGGCGAGGAAACGCTGGCCGTCTCCGTGACCAAAAAGCCCGAAGGCGACACCGTAGGCATCTCGCACGCGGTAAAGGACTCCCTGGCCCAGCTTGAAGCCGAACTCGGCTCCAACGCCAAGTTCACGGCCGTGTTCGACCAGGCCCCCTTCATCGAGAAATCCATCAAGGACCTCACTACCGAAGGGCTGCTGGGGCTGGGCTTTGCCGTCGGCGTGATCCTGGTGTTCCTGATGTCCGTGCGTTCCACCTTAGTCACTGCGATCTCCATCCCGCTCTCCCTCCTGATCACCTTCATCGGGTTGTCCGCCACGAGTTACTCGTTGAATATCCTCACGCTGGGCGCACTCACCATTGCGATCGGGCGGGTGGTGGACGACTCGATTGTGGTGATCGAGAACATCAAACGCCACCTCAGCTACGGAGAGGAAAAGGTCACTGCGATCCTGACGGCGATCCGCGAAGTCGCAGGTGCCATCACGGCCTCGACCCTGACCACGGTGGCTGTCTTCCTGCCCATTGCGTTTGTGGGGGAACTGGCCGGCGAGCTCTTCCGCCCGTTCGCCCTGACCGTCACCATGGCTCTCCTCGCTTCCCTGCTTGTGTCCCTGACGATCGTCCCCGTTCTCGCCTACTGGTTCCTGAAGTCTCCAACCCGTGCAGGATCATCAACGGATGGCGCAACGGCCAGCCACGAAGCGGCGGCTGCCCGGGCAAAGGCGCAGGAGGCCGAACAAAAGAGGCCGCTGCAGCGCGGTTACCTCCCAATCCTCACCAAGACCCAGAAGCACCCTGTCGTGACGCTGGTGGCCGCTGCCCTGGTGCTGGGAGGCACCGCCGCGATGACGCCCCTGCTGGCAACCAACCTTTTGGGCGATTCCGGCCAGAACAGCATGACCGTCCGCCAGGTGCTGCCGGCCGGAACAAGCCTGGCGGACACCAGTGCTGCCGCCATCCGGCTTGAAGAAGTCATTCGCAGCATCGACGGCGTCAAGAACGTCCAGGTCACCTCAGGCAACGCACAAACAGGCTTTGCTGCCCTGACATCGTCCGGGGCGTCCAACTCCACCTTTACAGTGGTCACGGATGAGAAGGTCAACCAGGCCCGGCTGCAGGAGACTGTCCGGAATGAGCTGGCCAAGGTGCCGGACTCCGGGAAGATTTCTGTGGGGACGCAACAAGGCGGCTTCGGCACGTCCTCAACCGTTGACATCACCCTGAAAGCGGCAACGTCCGCGGATCTCCGCACAGCGAGCGATGCCATGGTCCAGGCCATGACGGGTGTGCCGGGCACCAGCGAAGTCACCACCAACCTCGCGGCCAGCCAGCCTGTTGTCCAGGTCAAGGTGGACCGTGCCAGAACGGTGGCGGCAGGGCTGACCGAAGAGCAGGTGGCGGGCGTCCTGGCCTCAACCATCAGCCCCGTCCCTGCCGGCACAGTCCGGATCGACACCAATGACTTTCCCGTCCAGATCGGCCAAGGCACCAAATTCGCCAGCATAGACGCTGTGCGGGCCATCCCTCTTCCTGCCGCCGCAGGCCTCGTGACCCTGGGCAGCATCGCCTCCGTGGAGCAGGTGGATGTTCCGGTCTCCATCACCGCCAGCAACGGGCAGCGAACCGCCAAAGTGTCAGTGACGCCGTCGGGGTCCAATCTCGGCGCCGTCAACGCGGAGGTGCAGAAACGGCTCACGTCAGTGGCTCTCCCCCCGGGAGTCACCGCTGAAATCGGCGGCGCCACTACCCAGCAGGCGGAGTCCTTCCAGCAGCTGGGCCTGGCTCTGCTGGCAGCGATTGCCATCGTCTACGTCATCATGGTGGCCGCGTTCAAGTCCCTTATCCAGCCGCTGATCCTGCTGGTGTCCGTCCCGTTCGCGGCGACCGGCGCGGTTGCCCTTTTGCTCGTGACCGGTGTTCCGCTGGGGCTGCCTTCCCTCATTGGCATGCTGATGCTGGTGGGAATCGTGGTGACCAACGCCATTGTGCTCATTGACCTCATCAACCAGTATCGCCAACCGCGCAACGGCCAGCCCGGCATGGTCGTGGCGGATGCCATTACGCATGGGGCACGGCAGCGACTCCGGCCCATCCTGATGACCGCGCTCGCCACGGTCTTTGCCCTTACCCCCATGGCACTGGGTCTGACCGGGGGCGGCGGTTTCATCTCCCAGCCTCTGGCTGTTGTGGTGATCGGCGGCCTGGTCTCCTCCACCGCCCTGACGCTGGTGCTGGTTCCTGTGCTGTACCGGCTGGTGGAAGGGCGGCGCGAAAAGAAAGCGCTGCTCAGCGCCATGCACGGACACCCGGAGTTCGAGCAGGCGAACGACGTCGACGCCGAGTTCCGTGACTGGACCACCGGGATGATCCCCAAGGCAACAGGCCGCCGCGCTGCTGCCGGGGAACCTGAATAGAGAGTTCCGCGCCCCCTCCCGGCAAACCCGAAACCTGTCAGGCACCCCGGGTATCCGCGGCCATAAAGGAGTACCACTCCGGGAACGGATCCGCAGGCAGGTGGGCGTCGTCCACGTCACTGTCTGGCGCGCAGCCTTCAAACAGATCAGCATTCCTCGAGTCAGGATGCGGCGGATGAATATCTGGCAGATGAGTATCGGGCTGATCAGCATTAGTCAGTAGAGCATCGGGCAGACCAGTATCGGGCAGGGATAGGCCAGACTGCTCAAAATAAGCCGGGTCGGCACCAACGAGATCAAGGAATGAAGAAACTCCGTCGATCAGGTCCAGGCCAGCGTGAGTATCCGCTCTTTCCTCCGGCCAGTGGGGTGGTTCCGAGTCGGGTTGTTCGCTGGGGTAGTGGCGTCCTGTTGGTGAGGTCCAGCCGGGTGGTTTGTTTTTGCTGGCTCCGGTTGGGGTCCAGGCCGTGGTGTGCCTTAGTCTGTGGTGTTTTGGGCAGGGCTGTCCGAGATTGGATATGCCGGTAGTGCCGCCGCGGGCCCAGGCGAGGAGGTGGTCTGCTTCGTTGTCCAGGGAGTGGTTGTTGCAGCCGGGAAAGGGGCATTTGCCGTCCCGGAGCCGGAGCCATTGGCGCATCGCTTTGGTGATGCGGTAGCTGGTCCGGCCGATTTCCAGTGGTGCGCCGTCGCGGGGGTCTGTCAAGACCCGCATGAACGACGTGGCGCCGTCGCTGATGAGGCGCCGGGCCATGGACGGCGGGATGGGCCCGTAGCCGTCCAGGGTGGCCGGTTCGTCGGTGGCGCCCAGGAGGGCCATGACCGGGACGGTGATGAGCACCTGCGCTGTCGGCGACGGCACACCACCGCCGCTGCCAATGCCGGTGCCGAGCCTGGTGCCGATCCCATCATGAAACTCACCGTTATTTCCGCCCAACGTTCCGTCGTCGGCCATTGCTGTGGCTGCGGCCAGGGTGCCGGTGGTGTTGTTGGTGAGGAGCCAGGTGGCGGCCAGGTCGGCGCGGAGCTGGCTGAGGGTCCTGCTTTCGTGCGGGCCCTGCAGGGCGCGTGCGGCGGTGGTGGTCCGATCCCAGATCCCGGAGGCCTGATCGGCCGGGAGGTACGCGGAGAGCCAGGCCATGCCGTCGCGGTCCGGCTGGTACTCCAGCCGCCGGTCCTGGACTCCCTTGGCGTGGCGCTTCTCGATGGAGACGGGGTGGTGGCGTTCGCGCCAGGAACGGGCCCTGGCGCGGAACCGTGACGGGACGAGCTCACCGGCCGCGACTCCGCGGGCTGGATTGGGTGCCCCGGGGTCCAGGAAATGCGCCTCTAACGCCGCGGCCCCGTCGGGGTCCAGATTGTTGGTTTCGTCAACCATAATCCGGGCGTGCTGCCATGAAAGGCTGCCTTCCTGCAGCGCGGACAAGGTCTGGGGCAGGACGCTGGTCAGCGCCTGCGATTCAGAGATCAGGGCACCCGCGGCGCGTTCGCTGACTGTCAGGGCGCACGCTACCTCCGCGACGACCGACATTTCCTGCGCCGTGGCATCCTGCGCAGTCACAGCCGGGACGGCGATGGCCTCTTCCAGCTCGACGATTCCAGCGGCCAGATGTACCTTCAGTGCCGCATGTTTTGCTTCGGTGCGGGCGAGCTCGGCAAGCCCCTTCAAGTAGGCGTCGAGCCGCCGGCGCAATGGATCAGCGTCCAGCATCGGATGACGGTCCAGGTCACCAGCTGAGCCAGGGCCAGCCGTGCTGTCATCCAAAGCAGTGCTGTCATCCAAAGCAGTGCTGTCATCCAAAGTGGGCCTGATGATCTGGCCAAGGGCAGCAGTGGAGGCTTCAACAGCAGCCAGGGAACCCGCGATCCCAGGGCCGGTGGCAGCCTCCATTCCCGCCCCGCTCCCTGCTGTCCAGGCACCCGTGCTGTCCATAAGAAAAGCATCCCATCAGGGTCTGACAAAAACGCCGCCCGAACTCGGGCCCCGAAACAGAAGCGTCTGAAACTGAACGGCGTAGCGCATCGCCGCGTCGCCGTCGTCGTGCATCAGATTGCCCGCCCGAGCCCCGTTCGTGGCTAAGCCACGTCACGGGAATAACTGCAGCTGTCGTGCGTTACATGAGACGATAGATGCAAATGCATCTAGTTTCGGGTACAGTTAAAACAAGCCCGGAGAAGCCAGCAACGGAAGGCACATCATGCAGATCGGCGTATTCAGCGTCAGTGACATCACCACTGACCCCACCACAGGCCGCACCCCCAGTGAGAACGAGCGCATCAAAGCCTCGGTGGCCATCGCCAAGAAGGTCGAAGAAATCGGCATGGACGTCTACGCCATCGGCGAGCACCACAACCGCCCCTTCTTCTCCTCCTCCCCCACCACTACGCTCGCCTACATCGCGGCGCAGACCGAGCGCATCATCCTGTCCACGGCCACCACGCTCATCACCACAAACGATCCTGTGAAAATCGCCGAAGACTTTGCGATGCTCCAGCACCTCTCGGACGGACGGGTGGATCTCGTCCTCGGCCGCGGCAACACGGCGCCGGTCTACCCCTGGTTTGGCAAGAACATCCAGGACGGCGTGGAGCTGGCCATCGAGAACTACAGCCTTTTGCGCCGGCTCTGGGATGAAGACACCGTGAACTGGTCCGGGAAATTCCGGACCCCGCTGCAGAACTTCACGTCCACGCCGCGGCCGCTCGACGGCGTCGCTCCCTTTGTGTGGCACGGTTCCATCCGCACGCCGCAGATCGCGGAAGTGGCTGCTTACTACGGTGACGGATTCTTCGCGAACAACATCTTCTGGCCCAAGGAGCACTACCAGCAGCTGATCGGCCTCTACCGCGAGCGTTACGAGCACTACGGGCACGGCAAGGCGGACCAGGCAATCGTGGGCCTCGGCGGCCAGTTCTTCATGCGGAAGAACTCGCAGGATGCCGTGAAGGAGTTCCGCCCCTACTTCGATAACGCTCCTGTCTACGGCCACGGCCCGTCGCTGGAGGACTTCACGTCGCAGACCCCGCTCACGGTGGGCAGCCCGCAGGAAGTCATCGAGAAGACCCTGACATTCCGGGAGTTCTTCGGCGACTACCAGCGCCAGCTGTTCCTGATCGACCACGCGGGCCTGCCCTTGAAGACAGTGCTTGAGCAACTCGACCTGTTCGGCGAGGAAGTCCTCCCTGTCCTCCGCAAGGAATACGCCGCACTGAAGCCGGCGCACGTTCCGGATCCGCCCACGCATGCCGGCCGGGTTGCCACCCTGATGGCTGCCCAGAGCGCCGAACCCGCACCGTCGGAGGCGTGATGAGCCGCGGAGGATCTGAATCCCCTGTCCGCCTCGCCGCTGAAACATGGGAGTCCCTGTTCCGGGCCCAGGTAGCGGTGATGCGGAAGCTTCAGTCGGGGCCCGCCTTTCGAAAGCTGGCACTCAATGAATATGACGTCCTCTTCACGCTCTCCAGATGTCCTTCCGGCTGGCTACGGCTCAACGAACTGAACGACCATGTCCTGCTGAGCCAGTCCAGCCTCAGCCGGCTGGTGGAGAGGCTGGAGAAACGCGGCCTTGTGGCGCGGACACCGGCTCCCGACGACGGCCGCGGCGTGCTGCTGAAGCTGACCGAGGCCGGGGTGGAGTTGCAGAAGGAGATAGGCCGTGAGCACGTCCGCGACATCGCCGGCCTGATGGGGCCCGCCCTTACCGCAGCCGAGCAAAAGGAACTGAAGCGCCTGACTGAGAAGCTCAAGAACTCCGTGGGTGCCCGGCCGGCAAAACAGCCGGTGAAGTAGCCTTCAGGACAGTACAGCCTCTCCTGACGGCGCAGCCTGTCAGGCCAGCACAACCAGCCTGGCGGGGTCTTCGACCGGCAGGTTTCCGTTGACCACAGCGGTGACGCGCATCTGGTTCAGGGTCAGGCTGCCGCCGATGGTGGACAGGAACGCGGTGTCGGCGGAATCCCTTCCCGCCGTGATCCTGAGCATTGACTCCCTGGGCGCCAGCCCGGTGGGGTCAATGATGTGCCACGCGCCGTTGACGTGCGCTTCAGCTACGGCATGGAAATCCATGGGGCTCAGGCCCGGGGCGTAGACAGCCGCGAGCCGGGCAGGAATGTCCTTCGACCTGAGCAGAGCAATGGCCAGGTGGGCGAAGTCCCGGCATACCCCGCGGCGGTTCAGGAGCGTCTCCACCGCCCCGTCCGTTCCCCTCGACGAGCCGCTGATGTACCTCAGCTCGCCGTACACCCAGTTCCTGACAGCGTGCAGCAGTTCCTCACCGTGCAGGCCGCCGAATTCCGCATAGGCCGTGGGCAGGAGCTTGTCGGATTCGGCATAGCGGCTGGGCCGGACGTAACGGATGAGGTCCGCCAGTGAGGCTTCCTCAGGGAGGGCCTGCCCTGTCACCGTTGCTGAATAGTCAACAGTGACTTCGGAGGGGTCGGCAAACTCCATGTAGTGCATCCGTCCCCCGTGGTGGTCCGGAAGCTCCGTCACCGGAACCGGCTCGCCGCCCACCGTGACGGCAAGGGATTCGGAAAAGGAGGAGTAGCCAGGGTTTTTGGCCACGGCAACGGCCAGGGCAGCCTTTGTGTCGGCCACCGTCTTGAATACCAGGCGTGCTGCAACGGTGCGTTCCATGAGTCTCCGGAGTATTGGGTTGGCAGCAGGATGGCCGCCGCT is a window encoding:
- a CDS encoding efflux RND transporter permease subunit, with product MFRLAQLSLANRALIALITVFASVFGVITMSSLKQELIPSIEFPQITVLTAMPGASPEVVDKQVSAPLETALNGVEGLESTSSTSRNGVSQITMVFTYGSNLDRARNQIDRAISNAKRSLPEDVQPRAIAGSISDFPIVFLAVSSDKPLSDLNADLQRLSVPALQKIDGVRGADVTGGATQHIEILPRADAMAAKGATIQSIRNALTNNGALVPAGTIEEQGKTLSLQVGSPVDSLDAIKALPLGGAKDSATIGTVADVSLKDDPRTSITRTNGEETLAVSVTKKPEGDTVGISHAVKDSLAQLEAELGSNAKFTAVFDQAPFIEKSIKDLTTEGLLGLGFAVGVILVFLMSVRSTLVTAISIPLSLLITFIGLSATSYSLNILTLGALTIAIGRVVDDSIVVIENIKRHLSYGEEKVTAILTAIREVAGAITASTLTTVAVFLPIAFVGELAGELFRPFALTVTMALLASLLVSLTIVPVLAYWFLKSPTRAGSSTDGATASHEAAAARAKAQEAEQKRPLQRGYLPILTKTQKHPVVTLVAAALVLGGTAAMTPLLATNLLGDSGQNSMTVRQVLPAGTSLADTSAAAIRLEEVIRSIDGVKNVQVTSGNAQTGFAALTSSGASNSTFTVVTDEKVNQARLQETVRNELAKVPDSGKISVGTQQGGFGTSSTVDITLKAATSADLRTASDAMVQAMTGVPGTSEVTTNLAASQPVVQVKVDRARTVAAGLTEEQVAGVLASTISPVPAGTVRIDTNDFPVQIGQGTKFASIDAVRAIPLPAAAGLVTLGSIASVEQVDVPVSITASNGQRTAKVSVTPSGSNLGAVNAEVQKRLTSVALPPGVTAEIGGATTQQAESFQQLGLALLAAIAIVYVIMVAAFKSLIQPLILLVSVPFAATGAVALLLVTGVPLGLPSLIGMLMLVGIVVTNAIVLIDLINQYRQPRNGQPGMVVADAITHGARQRLRPILMTALATVFALTPMALGLTGGGGFISQPLAVVVIGGLVSSTALTLVLVPVLYRLVEGRREKKALLSAMHGHPEFEQANDVDAEFRDWTTGMIPKATGRRAAAGEPE
- a CDS encoding DUF222 domain-containing protein → MDSTGAWTAGSGAGMEAATGPGIAGSLAAVEASTAALGQIIRPTLDDSTALDDSTALDDSTAGPGSAGDLDRHPMLDADPLRRRLDAYLKGLAELARTEAKHAALKVHLAAGIVELEEAIAVPAVTAQDATAQEMSVVAEVACALTVSERAAGALISESQALTSVLPQTLSALQEGSLSWQHARIMVDETNNLDPDGAAALEAHFLDPGAPNPARGVAAGELVPSRFRARARSWRERHHPVSIEKRHAKGVQDRRLEYQPDRDGMAWLSAYLPADQASGIWDRTTTAARALQGPHESRTLSQLRADLAATWLLTNNTTGTLAAATAMADDGTLGGNNGEFHDGIGTRLGTGIGSGGGVPSPTAQVLITVPVMALLGATDEPATLDGYGPIPPSMARRLISDGATSFMRVLTDPRDGAPLEIGRTSYRITKAMRQWLRLRDGKCPFPGCNNHSLDNEADHLLAWARGGTTGISNLGQPCPKHHRLRHTTAWTPTGASKNKPPGWTSPTGRHYPSEQPDSEPPHWPEERADTHAGLDLIDGVSSFLDLVGADPAYFEQSGLSLPDTGLPDALLTNADQPDTHLPDIHPPHPDSRNADLFEGCAPDSDVDDAHLPADPFPEWYSFMAADTRGA
- a CDS encoding LLM class flavin-dependent oxidoreductase, which gives rise to MQIGVFSVSDITTDPTTGRTPSENERIKASVAIAKKVEEIGMDVYAIGEHHNRPFFSSSPTTTLAYIAAQTERIILSTATTLITTNDPVKIAEDFAMLQHLSDGRVDLVLGRGNTAPVYPWFGKNIQDGVELAIENYSLLRRLWDEDTVNWSGKFRTPLQNFTSTPRPLDGVAPFVWHGSIRTPQIAEVAAYYGDGFFANNIFWPKEHYQQLIGLYRERYEHYGHGKADQAIVGLGGQFFMRKNSQDAVKEFRPYFDNAPVYGHGPSLEDFTSQTPLTVGSPQEVIEKTLTFREFFGDYQRQLFLIDHAGLPLKTVLEQLDLFGEEVLPVLRKEYAALKPAHVPDPPTHAGRVATLMAAQSAEPAPSEA
- a CDS encoding MarR family winged helix-turn-helix transcriptional regulator — translated: MSRGGSESPVRLAAETWESLFRAQVAVMRKLQSGPAFRKLALNEYDVLFTLSRCPSGWLRLNELNDHVLLSQSSLSRLVERLEKRGLVARTPAPDDGRGVLLKLTEAGVELQKEIGREHVRDIAGLMGPALTAAEQKELKRLTEKLKNSVGARPAKQPVK
- a CDS encoding transglutaminase-like domain-containing protein codes for the protein MERTVAARLVFKTVADTKAALAVAVAKNPGYSSFSESLAVTVGGEPVPVTELPDHHGGRMHYMEFADPSEVTVDYSATVTGQALPEEASLADLIRYVRPSRYAESDKLLPTAYAEFGGLHGEELLHAVRNWVYGELRYISGSSRGTDGAVETLLNRRGVCRDFAHLAIALLRSKDIPARLAAVYAPGLSPMDFHAVAEAHVNGAWHIIDPTGLAPRESMLRITAGRDSADTAFLSTIGGSLTLNQMRVTAVVNGNLPVEDPARLVVLA